Part of the Sulfurovum sp. TSL6 genome, TGGGTCCAAAAAGATGTTAAAGTCAATATGGTTTTCTGCCGCTTTAGCTGCATAAGATTCAACAGCGGATTCAAAGACATCTACAGGATCAAACTCTATAGCTTCAAGTTCTATCTTCTGTGCTTTGATCTTAGAGAGGTCAAGAATATCATTGACGATGGTCAAAAGATTTTCTCCACTCTTCTCTATGACTGCAATAAATTCAGCCCGTTCCTCTGGATCATCAGTCTCTTTGAGTAATTGTGTAAATCCAAGAATACCATTCAGAGGTGTACGTATTTCATGGGACATACTGGCAAGAAAGAGGTCTTTGGTCTGATTGCCGTCTTGAATGGTTTTGAGCAAAAATTTATAGATATAGTCAAATTTACCATTGCGGATCAACTTTTGAAGCTCTCTTTGTTGGTTTTCATTCAATACCAGTTTTATATCCTTTAATGTCTCTTCGGAAATTTCTGTATTATTTTGTATCTTGGATTGTATTTTGGAATATAAGCTAAAAAGTTTAAGCAATACAAGTAATAGTATGAATGTTGATCCTCCATACCATGCAAGGATCTTTTCATGTTGTGTGACCGTTTCCTTGTTTATTTTTTGGATCTGGGTACGTAGTAGTGATTGTACTTTGTTAAAGTAGTCCATTTTTATATCTATCTGGTTTGACCACCCAAGGTGAGAAACAGAGTATTTTCCTGATCTTGCTTCATAGGAGATCATGTCGCGTTCTTCAGCAATGATAGTGTTGAACTTCTCTACTGAAAGTAGTTCACCCAGTTTTAACGCTATGGTACTGTCTGCTACTGTATGAAACTGGGGTAAGGTATCTTTGCTTATAAACCGATCCCAAAGTTCTCTCTCTACATAACTCATTTTTCTTGATTCCAGTAAGATGGAAGAGATCAGTAGATTCTCCTGTACGGTGTTCTCTTTCAGGGCAGTATACTTTTGATACATCATCAGATAACTTTGCTTCACCTCAGACTTTTCATCAGCAGCAACCTTTTGTAGTACCTCTGACAATGGGCCAAAAATTTGCTCATGATAGGCATGCAAAAAAATGTCATTATAATTATCATTTAAACTATCCACATCTCTTCTAACAAGTTCCAGTGCTTTAGTAGCGTGTCGAATAAATTTACTATAGTGTGTAAAATGATCGTTCTGTTTGATAAATGTATCTAATTTCAATAGATTTTGATCTGTGTTATTCCTTAGTTCTTTCAGTTTCCTAAAATCATTTTTTTTATGTGTGACGAAGTACGTAGCGCTCTGTATTCTTTCATTGATGATATTGTCTAAAACAGATTCGAAATACTCTACAAAAAAAGAAACCTTCGTATTGTTTTGTGCACTCATATATTTTTGATAAGAGAGATAGGTATGATAAGAGGTCATACCTGTGATACCTATAATCATAATTATGAGTAGGCTAAGTATAAATTTATTTTTCAATATCTTCACGTCGATCCTTTTAATAGCTTTTACTAGTGTAAAGTGTTAGGAGTATATCTCTATCAATAAAGAGAATTTAAGTATATGCTTGATTGTGTTTTTTATAATTTCAACCATATTGAATTCCTTTATTTTTAAAATAATTGAAGCCATGTAAATGAAGATAGAATATGTAGGACAGTCCAAGGGTGTATTCCATTGTGCAGTCTGGCGATCTTTTTTTGGAAAGACCCATGACTTTCTGTCCTTGTTTCACAACAAGTTTAGCTTTTCAACATTTTTACCTTCAAAAATTATACTAAGATAAGATTTAAAAAGCGTTATATAGAAGTATTTAAGTTTATAATTTAAGTCATGATAATACAAATGGTGGCAAGTAAGCTTTTATAACTGATATGAAGATATCCAATATTCGTGATGAAAATGTTTTAGATGTTACAATATATATCATCCGTCGAGCCTTTTTGGGCTATATTAAAACTAATAGAGTAAAATATCGATCATTATAGAGAGCAAAGGAAAAAAATGAGTATAGATAAAGCATTAATGGATAGAAGCGGTGGGAAATGTGAGTTGTGCAGTTCTGAAGAGGGACTGAGTGCTTACACGGTTGCACCCAAAGATGAGGCTATTGTGATTTGTAGTACTTGTGCAGACTCTATAGATGATCCGACAAAGAATGAAAAACATTGGAACTGTCTTCATGACAGTATGTGGAGTACGGAGCCTGCAGTACAAGTCATGGCTTTTAGACTTCTTACGCAACTTGGTGCACAAGACCAACTAGACATGATGTATCTTGAAGATGAAGTAAAAACATGGGCAGAGGAAGGGTTGATCACTGAAGAACAAGAGCCTACACGTGATGCGAATGGTACTATCTTGCAAGAGGGTGATTCTGTGAGCATCATCAAAGACTTACCGGTAAAGGGTGCAGGTTTTACAGCCAAGCAGGGAACTACCGTGAAAAATATCCGTATGGTGCCAGGTGACCCTACCCATATACAAGGCCGTGTAAACGGGACAATGATTTTTATTATTTCGGCATTTTTAAAGAAGCTGTAGTATTTAGATAACAGGGGTTATGATTTAAATCATACGTAGATAATTCAAAAATTTTTAACAAGGATACATCATGATGAGGATCATTAACTATTTTATAGAGAATAGAAGTCTTAATTATGTGCTCCTTGTCTTTATCCTATTTCTAGGTATCAACTCCTATTATAATATTCCCAAAGAACTTTTCCCCGAAATCGCTTTAGACAAGATTTCTATCAGGGGTAGTTATGCAGGTGCCAGTGCGGACAATCTTGATAAAATGGCAGTGCGTGACATCGAAGATGAACTGGGCAATATACAAGGTATAGATAAGATTGAAACAG contains:
- a CDS encoding alkylphosphonate utilization protein → MSIDKALMDRSGGKCELCSSEEGLSAYTVAPKDEAIVICSTCADSIDDPTKNEKHWNCLHDSMWSTEPAVQVMAFRLLTQLGAQDQLDMMYLEDEVKTWAEEGLITEEQEPTRDANGTILQEGDSVSIIKDLPVKGAGFTAKQGTTVKNIRMVPGDPTHIQGRVNGTMIFIISAFLKKL
- a CDS encoding ATP-binding protein, translating into MKILKNKFILSLLIIMIIGITGMTSYHTYLSYQKYMSAQNNTKVSFFVEYFESVLDNIINERIQSATYFVTHKKNDFRKLKELRNNTDQNLLKLDTFIKQNDHFTHYSKFIRHATKALELVRRDVDSLNDNYNDIFLHAYHEQIFGPLSEVLQKVAADEKSEVKQSYLMMYQKYTALKENTVQENLLISSILLESRKMSYVERELWDRFISKDTLPQFHTVADSTIALKLGELLSVEKFNTIIAEERDMISYEARSGKYSVSHLGWSNQIDIKMDYFNKVQSLLRTQIQKINKETVTQHEKILAWYGGSTFILLLVLLKLFSLYSKIQSKIQNNTEISEETLKDIKLVLNENQQRELQKLIRNGKFDYIYKFLLKTIQDGNQTKDLFLASMSHEIRTPLNGILGFTQLLKETDDPEERAEFIAVIEKSGENLLTIVNDILDLSKIKAQKIELEAIEFDPVDVFESAVESYAAKAAENHIDFNIFLDPTLPTLLIGDPTKISQVIVNLVSNAIKFTSTNGEVSVSIKKLFENEDKVNVNFEVSDTGIGLTKEQQGKIFEAFSQADVSTSRKYGGTGLGLSISGKFIDHMGGKLSIRSVKDEGSTFYFTLALKKPKSATQREVNDMSSYTVGILNSHIDTDYYINKNLETYIAYTGANIKRYTDESLLALKGTSQLPDILFIDHKFRQRDDELKPFLDLDTKIVVISTGDQKKNLKRYKSQIDKVLYKPVNFSKTLRMMNDKEDTLETKENLTFTNVHVLVAEDNKINQKLILNVLNRLGISVTIANNGQEALEHRMRNEYDMIFMDIEMPVMGGMEATGQIISYERKNHKPHIPIVALTANALAGDREKYMSAGMDSYLSKPIDLEALNHLFETYFEDRIIHETT